A region of Candidatus Diapherotrites archaeon DNA encodes the following proteins:
- a CDS encoding carboxypeptidase regulatory-like domain-containing protein, which produces MHLGLKDIYYAWEDKYYRFLDKLDQSIPVYKIVEPIDRIMPSFVLFLILVLLLILGTAGFAWTLINSDNAQLTVLVLDESRRPVENAYVTLGFEGTTNPFRTDAGGRIPSQKFKLNSEVELGVSVQGYKLVSQAIIVDRLDTLATVELEKESPGATRTTKRTILIKDATGNRITEAVSISFECTNPDAIPPDSITVVNGSAEVQEPSDCGELLATAESYSFEPQHGVPLSKITNTILLQEKEISGGQGTIDVELLNSQGNFISSTVEVSIFTDDGYDGVPVDTKDAIGGTASFDVSPGTYFARTSSTANYASKTSQSVSVQANGRETITITLQSGGGGGGTLSGLHTIRIKTVDKDNGSGISGAIATLFRDGREIETKTTSSTDFNAVFSVEEDTPYDMTIDHAGYCPQRLSGIVPNNTLRIVEMERFIPGNSSCGAQLQVQVLSDEGKKIRNATVKLYTEEGFSLGYAQKTTDVNGIAEFIAPTGTYKAFAFKGSTAGWSDPVKFVQNAYEKQRLVVTLQIPDGTIEVHVKDKDGQPIQFADVTFYDPVFREVVGGGSRPVESPDGILTYTTKADKSVYAVVSKEGYGSYTTIVYDIQPNSATVIDATLEPEEISGDVQIELAGLYKGADLATVLTEGEEYTAKFKLHIPRQDNTRNYRRVGVHVRTGNTNRIETDQLLIKKLNLPANPAVIKSVSYNPPDNYAQDSQIQETLDEAKWFNAEWQSFQSGIIEFTADIKVKKTAGVSDELNIFYRAWAITQDNRWKRDPLDTGLGESENAGGKQGLYANAKTETRQVGTETLCNDRFCFSGSILDRKEDILTTVNNDFTAKIFNPYVFNFTIQNNSGNDVDTFPQATMKIQNPEEKMDLGAYTVYGSQNGKKSGDVNAFETAWINVQDFKPGDAISTTLNFSPQAPGSQTIKILLRSGQRIRYEKNISITVDPAKEFDVQIRPDLLASGVQNEITVSVKDKNTKLEVENAAVKIKDRFNSTLLQADTTVKGIAQIQLPSQMPGEKLKLFVEKEEYKTFETALNVNDKIAELSPDTLGLTLNAQTRPDNTAVFDITNRTEFNLKVRQFELQGDLRGYISEDQVSQWLETFKGETIKANDKSSFTLRANLSDLGRRVSQATNLSGTLIATLEGLDEEWSFELPVKISIGVGGEADTPTCFTISKKEWKTSTEGSPVQVSVTLQNNCTVASTPIPLEQIQAKIDWQSNSIGTFELRSEQFTKELRDGYYRTILARMEPEESQTLTLVFTPDAGTSGSAKATIEFQAGNKTDSGSQTLNDKMTVEIAAVNFKDCVRIDKGIVNMKKGESGEFNIETLGCGQATQFKLQSKLNLSESNFQLGEKETKAIQILAENNNPGQYPVFVNATPFGQTEERLLKMVRARIAPDGCFELSKYEFDVYDDPTNQFDGYDTAQLLNKCSEKKVEITSRTKDFGKALMEGLKTGLLMMALGAIGQYYGASKKEIKPLTQQEMQAVVTATGVIYIDPNDPATGYPRIRAAAELTPQQGTAITQIQKDKISWRGGNVSISSGRGFSADKEWPDWKIDSVAGPNQNGQYSIVISKDRQSKFENIDEVKVDEITLTVPMTAIINKKAQEIIKTVKIAGEIKSLKAPEGFKIRLLSEPPFKPNDEIKFVAEYNETIHGADREIEWLRNGEVVPITTRNGETYTGTAPKPGDYMIQARLKATDTQGEVVSNTIIVHVIDPDQLGEARILSPNGRPLELLTSNKTNEINVSKAGEITFIGEIDNPDKVTEYDWDSGSLKSTTDWTVTKENDIPAFTIKVFDIKKLPNEFQLKFIARNKALNLESTAEAKIKFIMSESKAEGGSGFEIISGGQTINNTHTIELQVGQTKALQAENCESIAWRTQEASIAEVSPTSGKTTTITAIAIGDTTITANCNGNIITLKVKVIAGQTQEPGAGTGMKEITVTAQPNGNAATVSWTLVEGASRYVIKEEYHSLADRSLGSTVDATVFDELSPGNYRFLVQAADSSGKIIGQGESEEISISSGQAPAATKPKKVAGITVDEGDAKITLTWEAVAGATGYKIYFGFTAEPDTTPYVLAETVQIAEFLHQGLANAKTYFYYIVAFNTSGDGPRSTVVTGTPKPAPGAEGTGTVDLSKTFVGWSGTQEPVPNQPGKTKDVDSFLATNWYKYVTYRTSNQTVLARFRITVDNTVQYSTSKENWGAGATTLNDSQPHSVGNITVTPDTVRAAFLKNATTGLVAKTASNNCPYRYTSPNTGFCFVSYKYSYKDTSKNYAERYTIRHRGSTQDTAVYKSKSLESSGTNIFEVTGLEALKVKCDSGDSDACTQWTSQSASLSEDISHSSIAGLAQGSDVSPSTGLVTAPLTGYDLFGQQGTLFGGGPQMGSGQYPTFAENPMGYILTGGGALGGQGGLPQLMTSVLIGAGSAILGKPNPYSYGMYGLIFGTWMAYNNQDDVKFTIIAKDALVGEIKLLMTGEKIEPATGAGTATIAEEESKDIVLQILDTNSSIPRQDDPLLANYLQDLAFINSKGIKQADPTVPFFRLLKVQARRQQFETEGYKGKREPDQPKANEKKTTEDRNKILEKFHLQFNSFDPKECGPNTFPCPAVTLNNCQLGARIGSTGKEALPAIGLAKGIGWSWSSVKENSCDASNPDGIYCDATQFSIALLKKLQDFRDFVEANRPFECASPESVSSIREQSLSEIDADAGITRTQVRKLGNNTGEVVVTVSNSNAQAVQAKVKTTVKAADGSVVKECEEDVSVQTKSSTSCIVDGLRQGQYQIDANATVALCADCKNAEKANDHLNSDFAWGFSGLQDCGDYSTKKFSDYVVATELERGKLPGSEKALKDLRFEASIMRDGFTQDFQKDFDEFAKTKSFFATPSYYTENDGLGELFGDTNRFKFIVPGQAIGFAEAGKYLVEMNIKFNNENWDFYRDGKPDVFIEVKLTREAAPNPESPFYYLPFDGRVGLDSANGRQGYGVNFRQESEKSIKINADSSQPVFATNSPTSLPVPNGWILASFNNDFRTLNQTERGIVLSVSTQGETTKLDYSPSFATPVLLRVSSPVAESAYAFYGVDIGGTPFGTSTYLSEWTGVGGACRDFDDALAAERFYNARDRQALEKQCARVLGDAVSTSYGFEWCSPKRASTSVGLSTVIFTPQNVSSRIYITSASQSASLSTADEAGDKVALVGVSGMANNSPGSGINTLQDVFNLVNDGALCVDGSSSRAFSAFFWNPKPILENMQGQMNAAEAACTQTEPKTGPRELP; this is translated from the coding sequence TTGCATTTGGGGCTCAAGGACATCTATTACGCGTGGGAAGACAAATATTACAGGTTCCTCGACAAGCTCGACCAGAGCATCCCAGTCTACAAAATCGTCGAACCAATTGACAGGATAATGCCGTCATTCGTGCTGTTCCTCATACTCGTGCTATTGCTCATTCTCGGCACAGCGGGCTTTGCGTGGACTCTCATCAATTCGGACAACGCGCAACTCACTGTGCTGGTGCTTGATGAAAGCAGGCGGCCCGTCGAAAATGCATACGTAACATTAGGCTTCGAAGGCACCACGAACCCGTTCAGGACGGATGCAGGCGGCAGGATTCCAAGCCAAAAATTCAAGCTCAACAGCGAAGTCGAACTTGGCGTGTCGGTGCAGGGCTACAAGCTTGTGAGCCAGGCAATAATTGTGGACCGCCTTGACACCCTGGCAACAGTGGAACTTGAAAAGGAATCGCCGGGAGCAACGCGCACCACAAAACGCACGATTCTCATCAAGGACGCGACAGGCAACAGGATAACCGAAGCCGTAAGCATAAGCTTTGAATGCACGAACCCGGATGCGATTCCGCCGGACAGCATCACTGTCGTGAACGGCTCGGCTGAAGTCCAGGAGCCAAGCGACTGCGGCGAACTGCTTGCGACAGCCGAATCATACAGCTTCGAGCCCCAGCACGGCGTGCCGTTAAGCAAAATCACAAACACCATACTGTTGCAGGAAAAGGAAATCTCAGGCGGACAGGGCACGATTGACGTCGAACTCCTGAACAGCCAGGGCAATTTCATCAGCAGCACGGTCGAAGTCAGCATTTTCACGGATGACGGGTATGACGGCGTGCCCGTTGACACAAAAGACGCAATCGGCGGCACAGCGTCGTTCGACGTTTCCCCGGGAACATACTTTGCAAGAACCTCTTCGACGGCAAACTATGCTTCAAAAACATCGCAAAGCGTTTCAGTGCAGGCAAACGGAAGGGAAACCATAACGATAACACTGCAGTCCGGCGGAGGGGGCGGTGGAACGCTAAGCGGACTGCACACCATCAGGATAAAAACGGTCGACAAGGACAACGGTTCCGGCATAAGCGGCGCAATAGCAACGCTCTTCAGGGACGGGCGGGAAATCGAGACAAAGACAACCTCAAGCACTGATTTCAACGCAGTCTTCAGCGTGGAAGAGGACACGCCATACGATATGACAATAGACCATGCAGGATACTGTCCCCAAAGGCTCTCCGGAATAGTGCCGAACAACACTTTGCGCATAGTCGAAATGGAAAGATTCATTCCGGGCAACAGCAGCTGCGGCGCCCAATTGCAGGTGCAGGTTTTAAGCGACGAGGGCAAAAAGATCAGGAACGCGACGGTAAAGCTGTACACTGAAGAGGGCTTCAGCCTCGGATACGCGCAAAAAACAACCGATGTCAACGGCATAGCCGAATTCATCGCGCCCACAGGAACATACAAGGCATTCGCATTCAAAGGCTCCACAGCAGGCTGGAGCGACCCGGTCAAGTTCGTGCAGAACGCGTACGAAAAGCAGAGGCTTGTCGTAACCTTGCAGATCCCGGACGGCACAATCGAAGTGCACGTGAAAGACAAGGACGGCCAGCCCATACAATTTGCGGACGTCACATTCTACGACCCGGTTTTCAGGGAAGTGGTCGGAGGAGGCTCAAGGCCGGTTGAAAGCCCCGACGGAATACTGACATACACCACAAAGGCGGACAAAAGCGTTTACGCCGTAGTCTCAAAGGAAGGCTATGGCAGTTACACGACAATAGTGTACGACATACAGCCCAACTCCGCGACAGTCATAGACGCAACGCTTGAGCCGGAAGAAATCAGCGGCGACGTCCAGATAGAGCTTGCCGGCCTCTACAAGGGCGCAGACCTTGCAACGGTTCTCACGGAAGGCGAAGAGTATACGGCAAAATTCAAACTGCACATTCCAAGGCAGGACAACACAAGGAATTACAGGCGCGTGGGCGTGCACGTCAGGACGGGAAACACGAACAGGATTGAAACCGACCAGTTGCTCATAAAAAAACTGAACCTGCCGGCAAACCCCGCAGTCATCAAATCGGTGTCATACAATCCGCCCGACAATTATGCGCAGGACAGCCAGATACAGGAAACGCTTGACGAGGCAAAATGGTTCAACGCTGAATGGCAGTCATTCCAGTCAGGCATAATAGAGTTCACGGCCGACATCAAAGTCAAGAAAACCGCAGGCGTTTCAGACGAACTCAACATATTCTACCGCGCCTGGGCAATAACGCAGGACAACCGGTGGAAGAGAGATCCCCTTGACACCGGGCTCGGCGAAAGTGAAAATGCGGGGGGCAAGCAAGGCCTTTACGCCAACGCAAAAACGGAAACGCGCCAGGTCGGAACCGAAACGCTTTGCAACGACAGGTTCTGCTTCTCCGGCAGCATACTTGACAGGAAAGAGGACATTCTGACCACAGTCAACAATGACTTCACTGCCAAAATATTCAACCCGTACGTGTTCAACTTCACCATACAGAATAATTCCGGGAACGACGTCGACACTTTCCCGCAGGCCACAATGAAAATCCAGAACCCGGAAGAAAAAATGGATTTGGGCGCTTACACGGTCTATGGCAGCCAGAACGGAAAAAAATCAGGCGACGTGAACGCGTTTGAAACCGCCTGGATAAACGTGCAGGACTTCAAGCCGGGCGACGCGATAAGCACAACGCTAAACTTCTCGCCTCAGGCTCCGGGCAGCCAGACAATCAAAATACTATTGAGAAGCGGGCAGAGGATAAGGTACGAAAAGAACATTTCAATAACAGTCGACCCCGCAAAAGAGTTTGACGTGCAAATCAGGCCCGATTTGCTCGCATCAGGCGTGCAGAACGAGATAACCGTGTCAGTCAAGGACAAGAACACGAAACTCGAAGTCGAAAATGCGGCAGTCAAAATAAAGGACAGGTTCAACTCGACATTGCTGCAGGCAGACACGACAGTCAAGGGAATAGCGCAGATACAACTGCCAAGCCAGATGCCGGGGGAAAAGCTCAAGCTGTTCGTCGAAAAAGAGGAATACAAGACGTTTGAAACCGCGCTCAACGTGAACGACAAAATCGCGGAATTGTCGCCCGACACGCTCGGCCTTACGCTCAATGCGCAGACAAGGCCGGACAACACGGCAGTCTTCGACATAACAAACAGGACCGAGTTCAACCTCAAAGTCAGGCAATTCGAACTGCAAGGCGACTTGCGCGGCTACATCAGCGAAGACCAGGTCTCGCAATGGCTTGAAACATTCAAAGGCGAAACAATCAAGGCAAACGACAAGTCAAGCTTCACTTTAAGGGCAAACCTCTCCGACCTCGGCAGAAGGGTTTCACAGGCGACAAACCTGTCCGGAACTCTTATTGCGACGCTTGAAGGGCTTGATGAAGAATGGAGTTTCGAATTGCCCGTCAAGATTTCCATCGGCGTGGGGGGAGAAGCCGACACTCCGACCTGCTTCACGATAAGCAAAAAGGAATGGAAAACCTCGACAGAAGGCTCGCCAGTGCAGGTTTCCGTGACATTGCAGAACAACTGCACAGTCGCCTCGACACCCATCCCATTGGAACAGATTCAGGCGAAAATCGACTGGCAGAGCAACAGCATCGGAACATTCGAGTTGAGAAGCGAACAGTTCACAAAGGAACTGAGGGACGGCTATTACAGGACAATCCTTGCAAGAATGGAACCGGAGGAAAGCCAGACCCTCACACTGGTGTTCACGCCTGACGCGGGAACAAGCGGAAGCGCAAAAGCGACGATCGAATTCCAGGCAGGCAACAAAACCGACAGCGGGAGCCAGACGCTCAACGACAAGATGACGGTTGAAATCGCGGCAGTCAATTTCAAGGACTGCGTCCGCATAGACAAGGGCATAGTCAACATGAAAAAAGGCGAAAGCGGGGAATTCAACATTGAAACGCTTGGCTGCGGCCAGGCAACGCAGTTCAAACTCCAGTCAAAGCTCAATTTAAGCGAAAGCAATTTCCAGCTCGGGGAAAAGGAAACCAAGGCAATCCAGATTCTCGCGGAAAACAACAATCCCGGACAGTACCCGGTATTTGTGAACGCGACTCCCTTCGGCCAGACCGAGGAAAGGCTGTTGAAAATGGTCAGGGCGCGCATCGCGCCGGACGGCTGCTTTGAATTGAGCAAATACGAGTTCGACGTCTACGACGACCCCACAAACCAGTTCGACGGTTATGACACGGCACAGCTCTTGAACAAGTGCTCGGAAAAAAAAGTCGAAATCACTTCGCGCACAAAAGACTTCGGAAAAGCCCTCATGGAAGGCCTCAAAACCGGCCTGCTCATGATGGCATTGGGCGCGATAGGACAATACTACGGGGCGAGCAAAAAAGAAATAAAGCCGCTGACGCAACAGGAAATGCAGGCCGTGGTTACTGCAACAGGCGTCATATATATTGATCCGAACGACCCGGCAACGGGTTATCCGAGAATACGGGCTGCTGCAGAACTCACGCCGCAGCAGGGCACGGCCATAACGCAGATACAAAAGGACAAGATAAGCTGGCGCGGCGGAAACGTCAGCATAAGCTCGGGCAGAGGATTCTCAGCCGACAAGGAGTGGCCGGACTGGAAAATAGACAGCGTTGCGGGACCAAACCAGAACGGCCAGTACTCTATAGTCATTTCAAAGGACAGGCAAAGCAAATTTGAAAACATAGACGAAGTCAAAGTCGACGAAATAACACTTACCGTGCCGATGACAGCCATAATCAATAAAAAGGCGCAGGAAATAATCAAAACAGTCAAGATTGCAGGCGAAATAAAAAGCCTTAAAGCGCCGGAAGGATTCAAAATCAGGCTGTTAAGCGAGCCGCCTTTCAAGCCCAACGACGAAATAAAGTTTGTCGCAGAGTATAACGAAACAATCCACGGTGCAGACCGCGAAATAGAATGGTTGCGCAACGGCGAAGTCGTGCCAATCACCACACGGAACGGGGAAACATATACTGGGACAGCCCCGAAACCTGGAGACTATATGATACAGGCAAGACTCAAGGCGACAGATACGCAAGGCGAAGTGGTTTCGAACACGATTATAGTCCACGTCATCGACCCCGACCAGCTCGGCGAAGCAAGAATACTCAGTCCGAATGGACGCCCACTTGAACTCCTTACAAGCAATAAAACCAATGAGATAAATGTCAGCAAGGCCGGGGAAATCACATTTATAGGCGAAATCGACAACCCCGATAAAGTAACCGAATACGACTGGGACAGCGGCAGCCTAAAATCCACGACTGACTGGACTGTTACAAAGGAAAACGACATCCCGGCATTTACAATAAAAGTATTTGACATCAAAAAACTGCCCAATGAATTCCAGCTCAAATTCATTGCCAGAAACAAGGCATTGAACCTGGAAAGCACGGCAGAGGCAAAAATAAAATTTATAATGAGTGAAAGTAAAGCTGAAGGCGGAAGCGGCTTTGAAATAATCAGTGGCGGACAAACAATAAACAATACCCACACAATAGAATTGCAGGTCGGACAAACAAAGGCGCTGCAGGCGGAAAACTGCGAAAGCATTGCTTGGAGAACACAAGAGGCATCCATTGCAGAGGTTTCCCCGACAAGCGGAAAGACAACAACCATAACCGCAATAGCAATCGGGGACACGACAATAACCGCAAATTGCAACGGAAACATAATAACACTAAAAGTCAAAGTTATTGCCGGACAGACACAAGAACCAGGCGCAGGAACCGGAATGAAAGAAATAACTGTAACAGCACAACCCAACGGCAACGCGGCCACTGTGTCATGGACACTAGTCGAGGGTGCAAGCAGATATGTCATAAAAGAGGAATATCATTCACTTGCAGACAGGTCATTGGGGTCAACCGTTGATGCAACAGTGTTTGATGAATTGAGTCCTGGAAACTACCGCTTCCTCGTCCAAGCAGCCGATAGCAGCGGAAAAATTATAGGCCAGGGGGAATCTGAGGAAATATCAATCAGTAGCGGGCAGGCCCCTGCAGCGACAAAACCAAAAAAAGTTGCAGGAATAACGGTTGATGAAGGAGATGCAAAAATAACGTTGACTTGGGAAGCTGTTGCCGGCGCGACAGGATACAAAATTTATTTCGGATTTACCGCGGAGCCAGATACCACGCCGTATGTGCTAGCAGAAACAGTCCAAATTGCGGAATTTTTACACCAAGGGTTGGCAAACGCGAAAACTTATTTCTATTATATTGTTGCATTCAACACATCCGGCGACGGGCCTCGGTCGACAGTTGTAACTGGAACACCAAAACCCGCTCCCGGTGCGGAAGGAACCGGCACGGTTGATTTGAGCAAAACTTTTGTCGGATGGTCCGGAACACAGGAACCGGTGCCCAACCAACCGGGCAAAACCAAAGACGTTGATTCTTTTTTGGCCACAAACTGGTACAAATATGTCACATATAGGACATCTAATCAAACTGTTCTTGCCCGTTTTAGGATTACTGTGGACAATACCGTGCAATACAGCACTTCAAAAGAAAATTGGGGGGCTGGCGCGACAACACTTAATGACAGCCAGCCACACAGTGTGGGCAATATAACCGTGACGCCGGACACTGTCCGAGCCGCATTCTTGAAAAATGCTACCACTGGTTTGGTTGCTAAGACAGCAAGCAACAACTGCCCATACAGGTATACTTCACCCAATACAGGATTCTGTTTTGTCAGCTACAAATATTCCTACAAAGACACGAGCAAAAACTATGCCGAACGTTACACTATAAGGCACCGGGGCAGTACACAAGATACCGCGGTTTACAAGTCAAAAAGCCTTGAATCATCAGGAACCAACATCTTTGAAGTGACAGGGCTTGAAGCATTGAAAGTCAAATGCGATTCCGGCGACAGCGACGCGTGCACGCAATGGACTTCACAGTCGGCCAGCTTGTCAGAAGACATTTCGCATTCCTCCATCGCCGGCCTGGCGCAGGGCTCGGATGTTTCGCCTTCCACCGGCCTTGTGACCGCGCCTTTGACGGGGTACGATTTGTTTGGACAGCAGGGCACGCTGTTTGGCGGCGGGCCGCAGATGGGTTCGGGCCAATATCCAACTTTTGCAGAGAATCCGATGGGCTACATTTTGACCGGCGGCGGAGCGCTTGGCGGGCAGGGCGGACTGCCACAGCTCATGACAAGTGTTTTGATCGGCGCCGGTTCGGCCATTCTCGGCAAGCCCAATCCTTACAGCTACGGCATGTATGGCCTGATTTTCGGCACGTGGATGGCTTACAACAACCAGGATGACGTGAAGTTTACAATCATTGCCAAGGATGCGCTTGTCGGGGAAATCAAATTGCTGATGACGGGCGAAAAAATCGAGCCGGCCACCGGCGCGGGCACGGCAACTATTGCTGAAGAGGAAAGCAAGGACATCGTATTGCAGATTCTTGACACGAATTCAAGCATTCCAAGGCAGGATGATCCCCTGCTTGCGAACTATCTGCAGGATCTGGCGTTCATCAATTCAAAGGGAATAAAGCAGGCCGACCCGACAGTGCCGTTTTTCAGGCTGTTGAAGGTGCAGGCGAGAAGGCAGCAGTTTGAAACCGAAGGCTACAAGGGCAAAAGGGAGCCCGACCAGCCGAAAGCCAATGAAAAGAAGACAACAGAGGACAGGAACAAAATACTCGAAAAATTCCATTTGCAGTTCAATTCATTCGATCCCAAGGAATGCGGCCCGAACACTTTCCCCTGCCCGGCGGTAACTTTGAACAACTGCCAGCTTGGCGCAAGGATCGGCTCGACCGGAAAAGAGGCCCTGCCCGCAATCGGCCTTGCAAAGGGCATAGGCTGGAGCTGGAGCAGTGTCAAGGAAAACAGCTGCGATGCCTCGAACCCGGATGGAATCTACTGTGATGCAACGCAGTTCAGCATTGCATTGCTCAAGAAATTGCAGGATTTCAGGGACTTTGTCGAGGCCAACAGGCCGTTCGAATGCGCTTCACCCGAATCGGTTTCGTCCATAAGGGAACAGTCGTTGAGCGAAATTGACGCGGATGCGGGGATAACGAGGACCCAGGTCAGGAAGCTCGGCAACAACACCGGCGAGGTTGTCGTAACGGTCAGCAATTCGAATGCGCAGGCGGTTCAGGCGAAAGTGAAGACCACTGTCAAGGCGGCTGACGGCTCGGTTGTCAAGGAATGCGAGGAAGACGTTTCAGTGCAGACAAAGTCAAGCACAAGCTGCATAGTTGACGGCCTGAGGCAGGGCCAGTACCAGATTGACGCGAACGCCACAGTCGCATTGTGCGCCGACTGCAAGAACGCGGAAAAGGCAAACGACCATTTGAACAGCGACTTTGCATGGGGTTTCTCGGGATTGCAGGACTGCGGGGATTACAGCACAAAGAAGTTCTCCGATTACGTTGTTGCGACCGAGCTTGAACGGGGCAAACTGCCTGGTTCGGAGAAGGCGTTGAAGGACTTGAGGTTTGAGGCGAGCATAATGCGCGACGGTTTCACGCAGGACTTCCAGAAGGACTTCGACGAGTTCGCAAAGACAAAGTCGTTCTTTGCAACGCCAAGCTATTACACCGAAAACGACGGGCTTGGAGAGCTGTTCGGCGACACGAACAGGTTCAAATTCATTGTGCCCGGCCAGGCAATAGGCTTTGCCGAAGCAGGCAAATATTTGGTTGAAATGAACATCAAGTTCAACAACGAAAACTGGGACTTTTACAGGGACGGAAAGCCCGATGTTTTCATCGAAGTCAAGCTGACGAGAGAAGCCGCGCCGAACCCGGAGAGCCCGTTCTATTATCTGCCGTTTGACGGAAGAGTCGGATTGGACAGCGCGAATGGCAGGCAGGGCTATGGCGTCAACTTCAGGCAAGAATCGGAAAAGTCAATCAAAATCAATGCTGATTCCTCACAGCCGGTGTTTGCAACCAATTCGCCGACTTCATTGCCCGTGCCAAACGGCTGGATTTTGGCAAGCTTCAACAACGATTTCAGGACACTGAACCAGACGGAACGCGGAATAGTTCTGAGCGTTTCAACGCAAGGCGAAACAACAAAGCTGGATTACAGCCCGAGCTTTGCGACGCCGGTATTGTTGAGGGTTTCAAGCCCGGTTGCCGAATCTGCTTACGCTTTCTACGGAGTCGACATTGGCGGCACTCCGTTCGGAACCTCGACATACCTGTCGGAATGGACGGGCGTTGGGGGAGCATGCAGGGACTTTGACGACGCGCTTGCGGCGGAAAGGTTTTACAATGCCAGGGACAGGCAGGCCCTTGAGAAACAGTGCGCGCGCGTTCTCGGGGATGCGGTTTCCACTTCTTACGGCTTTGAATGGTGCTCGCCCAAGAGAGCTTCGACCAGCGTCGGCTTGAGCACTGTCATTTTCACGCCGCAAAACGTTTCGTCAAGGATTTACATCACTTCGGCTTCGCAGAGCGCCAGCCTTTCAACCGCGGACGAGGCGGGAGACAAGGTCGCATTGGTCGGAGTTTCCGGCATGGCGAACAATTCGCCGGGCAGCGGCATAAACACTTTGCAGGACGTTTTCAATCTTGTCAACGACGGCGCATTGTGTGTTGATGGCTCTTCTTCAAGGGCTTTCAGCGCGTTCTTCTGGAACCCCAAGCCCATACTTGAAAACATGCAGGGCCAGATGAATGCCGCGGAAGCCGCGTGCACGCAGACCGAACCCAAGACCGGGCCAAGGGAACTGCCATAA